The nucleotide window TGCTGGATTCCGGGCGATCGACACTATTGTTGCCGACGTGCCCAACTGGACAGGCAATTTAGCGCACCTTTCTCCCCATCTCCCCGCCATTCCACCCATTAGCCTGCCGCAGGTCAGCTTATCACCTGGGCAGATGAGTTTCCCCGATTGGTTGCCCCATTGGAATCTTGCGCTCCCCGATTGGCAACTGCCGAGTCTACCAAGCTGGAATCTTCGCGCCCCCGGTTGGGCGATCGCCATTGCCGATACCCTGGGAGCTTCGTTCCTGTGGATTTTGCGCTTGCTGCTAGTGCTGATCTTGTTGCTGGTTACAGGGTTTATTTTTCTTCAGTTTGGGGTGCTGCTGGGTGCGCCTTGGTATGGCAAACTGTCGGAGGAACTGGAACTGCTAAAACTGGGCAAGTTACCGCCTATGGATTCAAGCCTTAGCCGGACGGTTCAGGATGTGGGGCGGGCAATTTTGTATGAATTGAAAAAGCTGGTGCTGTTGATTTCAGTTGGGCTGCCCTTGCTGCTATTTAACTTTCTGCCTGGAATTGGCACCGCGATCGCCTCTGTGGGTTACCTGACTCTCACTGCAACGATCGTTTGCCTCGATTTCTTTGACTCTGCTCTCGAGCGACGGCGATTGCGGTTTCGGCAAAAATTAGGCGTGGTGCTGCGAAGCTTGCCTGCCAGTGCGGCATTTGGACTCGTCTGTCTGGTGTTGGTCAGTGTGCCCTTGATTAATTTGCTGGCAATTCCAGTGTGTGTGGCAGCAGGAACTTTGTTTTTTTGCGATCGCATTCAACCCTGGCTTGACCCCTAACGCTTGTCCTTTGTCCCTCATTCTTGGTATGAAAAATAGAACAATGATCCATCACTCCTAACGCTCATGGTCTACGCGATTGACTTCGGTACAAGCAACACCGTCATTACCCGCTGGAATGCTGCGACTCAGCAGCCAGAAACCCTGACGCTTCCGGGATTTTCGCTGAAGCTGGCAGAGAATCCGCCGTTGGTGCCAAGCCTGCTGTACGTAGAAGACGGCAGTTCTGGCAAAGTTACTGTAGGTCAAATGGTGCGCGATCGCGGACTCGACTTAAGTGGCGATCGGCGGTTTTTTCGCAACTTCAAGCGCGGTATTGGTGCAGAAATCCAGGGCTTTTTGCCAGAGTTAGATGGGGCTACTATCAGCTTTGAGCAAGCAGGTACCTGGTTCTTAACAACTCTTCTGCAACAGCTTCAAGCCACCGATCCAACCCTTGACTCGCTCGTTTTTACGGTGCCTGTAGACAGCTTTGAGGCGTATCGCAATTGGTTAACTCAGGTTTGTCGATCGCTGCAAGTAAGTCAGGTGCGGATACTGGATGAACCCACAGCAGCAGCTTTGGGCTACGGGCTGAAAGAACAAAGGACTGTGCTAGTCGTTGATTTTGGCGGCGGCACTCTGGATTTGTCTTTAGTAAAACTGGAAGGTAGACCGGAGCAAAAGCCTGTCGGATTTTTGCTGAAGTGGGGGCAGAAAGTGCTGGAGGAATCAGCACAGCGCCCAAAAATTGCGCGTGTTTTGGCAAAGGCAGGACAGAACTTAGGTGGGGCAGATATTGATCAATGGTTAGTGAATCATTTTGCAACGACTCAAGGACTAGCAGCGACATCGCTAACGTTACGATTAGCAGAACGTCTTAAAATACAGCTTTCGCAACAGACTGAAGCCACTGAAGTTTACTTTAATGATGAAACGTTTGAAAGCTATGAGCTACAAATCAATCAAGATCACTTTAATCAATTATTAGCAGAGAATCAGTTTTTTACCCGTCTTGATGAATCAATGAGCCAAGTATTGCAACAGGCTCGTCGTCAAGGATTAGAGCCTGCGGACATTAACGCAGTTTTACTGGTGGGTGGTACTTCCCAAATCCCTGCGGTGAAAGCCTGGGTTGAACAGTATTTCTCACCCGAAAAAATTCGTTCAGAGCGACCCTTTGAGGCGATCGCCCAGGGTGCATTGCAAATTTCTCAGGGTATAGAAGTAAAGGATTATCTCTACCACAGCTACGGCATCCGCTACTGGGACAAACGCAACAACCGCCACGCCTGGCATCCTTTAATCAACGAAGGGCAGCCCTACCCCATGCCGCAGCCCGTAGAACTTTTCCTGGGCGCGTCTACCGAAAACCAACCCAGCATTGAATTAATCATGGGCGAATTGGGCACAGAAACGGGCGGCACAGAAGTATTTTATGATGGCGATCGCCTCATCACTCGTTCCTCCTCCGGTGCCTCTGTAGCAAAGCCGCTGAATGATAGCGTTGAAGCTCGAACCATTGCCCAACTCACTCCTCCTGGTTATCCGGGGAGCGATCGCATTAAAGTATTGTTTTGGGTTGATGAATCTCGGTTTTTGAGAATGACGGTCGAAGATTTATTAACCGCAGAAACGCTGCTAGAAAACCAGGCAGTGGTGCGGCTGAGTTAAACTTCTAGGAATTAGCCTGGTCAATAAAATTCAGGATTCTTGAGTGACGCTATTTTAAGGTGAGGGTGCCCTGTTCATTGACCCGATACTCTTTGCCAACATAGCCTGTACGATTATAGAAAACTTGATGAATGTACTGATCCAGTTCAACCTCATCAGGAATTTGGGGACGGTAGTAATCCTTAATTTGTTCTTCAACTCCTAGCTCATTGAGGCGATCGTGAAGTGCCTGATTATCGCTTTGAAAATATGCCGTTAGAGCAGGTTTATCTTGCAAAAAGGTTAGGATAACTGACGACGGGACACCACCAATCAACAACCCCCCTGAAAAAAACCAAACTGTAGACAGCCCCAAGCAGATCACGGTTATCAGCGTCACAATCCGCCTTAAAATGGCTGGTGTTTGAGAAGATTTCTCCTGATTGCGCGATCGCTTTGATTGTTCAAGCTGTCCCATTCGTTCCTCCCACCTAATAATTTCTAACCCTACCTTAGCCATGCTCCCCTCTAATCGTCTACAGGCAGTGCAGACCCCTATGATTCCTATCGTGGGAGAACTGATTCGCAACTCGCCTGGAACGATTTCTTTGGGTCAGGGTGTCGTGTCCTACCCACCACCGCTCCAAGCAATCGCCCAAATTACTCAATTTCTAGCGCAGACCACCAATCATCAATATCATCCTGTGCAAGGCATTCCGGCATTGCAAGAGGCGATCGCCACGAAGCTTTTGGCAGAAAACGGTATTTCTATTGGCGCAGAGCACTGCGTTGTAGTGACCGCAGGCAGCAACATGGGTTTCTTAAATGCGGTGCTGGCGATCGCCGATCCGGGTGATGAAATTATTTTGCAAACTCCCTATTACTTTAATCACGAAATGGCGACGGTGATGGCAAACTGTCGCCCCGTTCTCGTCAATACAAACAAAAACTATCAACTCAACCCCGACGCTATTCGTCAAGCCATTACGCCGAAAACTAAAGCTGTTGTTACGGTTTCGCCCAACAATCCCACGGGTGTTGTCTATCCCAAAGCCGTTCTTCAAGAAGTTAACGAAATTTGTCGAGAGCGAGGTATTTATCATATTACCGACGAAACCTACGAATACTTTACTTACGACGGTGCTTCTCACTTTTCAGTCGGATCAACGTTCGGCAACCATACCATTTCGCTGTTTAGCTTATCGAAAGCTTACGGTTTTGCCAGTTGGCGAATCGGCTACATGGTGATTCCAGCACACCTGATGTCGGCAGTGATAAAAATTCAGGATACTAACTTGATTTGTGCCGCAGGGATTTCACAGTATGCCGCGTTGGGAGCATTGCAGGCAGGTAAACAGTTTTGTTTAGACAAAGTGGAGGCGATCGCTCAAGTTCGCCAAATTGTCCTCCAAGAACTTGCTACTATCCCTCACCTTTGCACTATTCCACCGACTCAAGGCGCGTTCTATTTCCTCCTCAAAGTTCACACAGATTTGGATTCTTTAGAACTCATCAAACAGTTAATCCATCATCACAAAGTTGCTGCCCTTCCGGGTTCTACCTTTGGTATGGAAGGCTGTTATTTACGAGTTGCCTATGGCGCTCTGGATCAAAAAACAGCGGCAGCCGGGATAGATCGATTAGTGCAAGGTTTACAAGAAATCATTAAAAAAAGGCGATAACAAATCGCCTCTTTTCATGCAACGCTCGATCGCCCCCTAAAATGCAAACCCAAACAACTGTTGAATTCCCATAGGTTCATTTGCCACAGGACTCGAATCCGCTGGAACTTGATCACCCCCAAACAACTCAACAATTTTCTCAGCCAAAAGTTGGGCAATGCCTTGTCCTGCCTGTGTAGATGAGGTCGATTGCGCCGTCACAGCGGCTTTAGTCGGTGAACTAGCAGCGTTCGCAGCAGTTGGATCTGGCAAACTGGCAACGTTTATAGCCTGTTTAACCGCATCCTGATTTACCGCGATCGCTCGGGCGATCGCAGCCATTCGGCGCGCCTGGTCGTGCCCAATGGTTTCGGCAGTATTTCCTAACCCAGGTGCATCCCACCGCTGAGTAGCCGGATTAATGAACGCGCGAGTGCGTGCCCACAACACCGCATCTGAACCGCTCATACCCTGCTGACGCGCTTGGGCTAACCAGTCTACATACCCACCCTGATCAAGAGCGGCTTTAGGCGCTTGATTTGCTAGATCAATGCCGTTGAGCTTTTCTTCTAAAGTCAATTGCAAGCCGTGGTCAGCCGCCTTTGCCTCAATAACTTTTGCCTGATCGGCTAATCGAGACAACTGTTTTTGATCGGCATCTTCAGGAGATTGTGCTGAATGTTGGTAAGAGAAACTGCCTCGGTTCCAAACTTGGTTGCCTGGATCAACGTGACCATAATAAGCATGAGTGCGATCGCCCTCCGGAGTCCGAGTTCCCTCAGCGCTCCCCACTGCCTTTGCAACTAAAGAATTTGTATTGCCTGTGAATAACTTGTCTGTAATCACTCCC belongs to Timaviella obliquedivisa GSE-PSE-MK23-08B and includes:
- a CDS encoding EI24 domain-containing protein, whose amino-acid sequence is MTSDPNHKFIVKRGPGSFFAGAVYPFRALALFAKTPRLRRYVLFPIAVNLLVGGTIYAALLFAGFRAIDTIVADVPNWTGNLAHLSPHLPAIPPISLPQVSLSPGQMSFPDWLPHWNLALPDWQLPSLPSWNLRAPGWAIAIADTLGASFLWILRLLLVLILLLVTGFIFLQFGVLLGAPWYGKLSEELELLKLGKLPPMDSSLSRTVQDVGRAILYELKKLVLLISVGLPLLLFNFLPGIGTAIASVGYLTLTATIVCLDFFDSALERRRLRFRQKLGVVLRSLPASAAFGLVCLVLVSVPLINLLAIPVCVAAGTLFFCDRIQPWLDP
- a CDS encoding Hsp70 family protein, with product MVYAIDFGTSNTVITRWNAATQQPETLTLPGFSLKLAENPPLVPSLLYVEDGSSGKVTVGQMVRDRGLDLSGDRRFFRNFKRGIGAEIQGFLPELDGATISFEQAGTWFLTTLLQQLQATDPTLDSLVFTVPVDSFEAYRNWLTQVCRSLQVSQVRILDEPTAAALGYGLKEQRTVLVVDFGGGTLDLSLVKLEGRPEQKPVGFLLKWGQKVLEESAQRPKIARVLAKAGQNLGGADIDQWLVNHFATTQGLAATSLTLRLAERLKIQLSQQTEATEVYFNDETFESYELQINQDHFNQLLAENQFFTRLDESMSQVLQQARRQGLEPADINAVLLVGGTSQIPAVKAWVEQYFSPEKIRSERPFEAIAQGALQISQGIEVKDYLYHSYGIRYWDKRNNRHAWHPLINEGQPYPMPQPVELFLGASTENQPSIELIMGELGTETGGTEVFYDGDRLITRSSSGASVAKPLNDSVEARTIAQLTPPGYPGSDRIKVLFWVDESRFLRMTVEDLLTAETLLENQAVVRLS
- a CDS encoding pyridoxal phosphate-dependent aminotransferase, encoding MLPSNRLQAVQTPMIPIVGELIRNSPGTISLGQGVVSYPPPLQAIAQITQFLAQTTNHQYHPVQGIPALQEAIATKLLAENGISIGAEHCVVVTAGSNMGFLNAVLAIADPGDEIILQTPYYFNHEMATVMANCRPVLVNTNKNYQLNPDAIRQAITPKTKAVVTVSPNNPTGVVYPKAVLQEVNEICRERGIYHITDETYEYFTYDGASHFSVGSTFGNHTISLFSLSKAYGFASWRIGYMVIPAHLMSAVIKIQDTNLICAAGISQYAALGALQAGKQFCLDKVEAIAQVRQIVLQELATIPHLCTIPPTQGAFYFLLKVHTDLDSLELIKQLIHHHKVAALPGSTFGMEGCYLRVAYGALDQKTAAAGIDRLVQGLQEIIKKRR